From the genome of Oncorhynchus gorbuscha isolate QuinsamMale2020 ecotype Even-year linkage group LG18, OgorEven_v1.0, whole genome shotgun sequence:
cacaggggataatggggaagatgggcaacacctggagggtggTGGAGACactcacaaagacaggtgaaacagatcaggatgtgacaacgagagagagagaaaggcaggcagcATTTCTCAgacagtcgaaatcatgaatcaactgtcatcatttttatggatatatacaaagaaatgtcaattgaaaaaagatTAAACGAAACAAAGTGCAGCTAATTTGTAGTCTTgtcagcttcagtttgaagttagCTAGCTCCTCTGATCAACAGTATCCTGACCAGTGGCGATTTTTAGCATgtaaatattttttaattttttattttacctttatttaaccaggaaagtcagttaagaacacattcttattttcaatgacggcctgggaacagtgggttaactgcctgttcaggggcagaacgacagatttgtaccttgtcagctcgggggtttgaactcacaaccttccggttactagtccaacgctctacccactaggctacgctgccgccccatctTGGTGGGGCATCTTACCACTGCAACACCTGGATATCAGCGGAGCCTTGGCTGGCAGTGAAACCGTTAATTTagcctcatttactgcatttaaaaaaaacatagctgatatggctgacttgcttaaataaatgtggtttctaatgacaaatgagatgtacaaactatggcataaggacAAGCAGATgagaggcaatctgtaattttgattaaaacattaatgagcgagctaggacggaagTGGTCTATaaaactatttgtttagcacttttgaaatgtacagcaatagaaatcagaacatgggccattcttacagtgttctccctgtacaccaagtcagaaccataggataaataaagggggcatacaatgaaagctcttacaatatttgattacttttctctaaaacaggttataggcctcatgtgcaccaccaagtcagaacagtaggcaaaattaagagggttaaatagaccaaattattagggtgaggcacatgggctacaaACATCTTACTAAACAACAaatacttagtattactttcttagctacagtatacatatctccctagcatattacataatttatgcagaaGCATACAATCCATTTTTGGACTcgccttgttgtgctgtgctcatttGAAAAGGAAGGTGGTGCGGTGGTCCTTCGTGGgtaaattttgtcatcaaagtcttgCAGTTTCTGGATTTATGGtattttcaaaacaactggaaactctgggggggggggggaggttgAATTATGATGACGTCATTGAttttcaggtcgtagctctagaaagaggacaGGTTTAccattccgagttggatgactgttaaaaaacgtattttcccagtcagagctcaTTTATTCCAgacttcccagttgttttgaactcacGGAAGTCAAGTTTTTGCAGTTCCGAGTTAATAGTTGTTTTGAGCGCGCCACAAATCATTTTTCATTGATAGTTTttccaatgttgaatgtttataattCTAAACTTGTAAAAGAGCCccttaatcccagatttgggaccacacagccactctaCTGAATAGCaagctagtgattgctttgcaatgcttgcagttagccaatgtcactgattccttccaaagaacttattgttgaatttgcgatttccaacttgtgtaatgtttatgtccaatggccaaagagcaccgatacgttttatctataatttctcattgtttctcttcatatgacaaggattaaaaaggatttgccagtagattgtcaacttgattcatgatgattactgctagctaagattttaaaagtataatgttgacatgatcagtccaatcaaagctactgtatatataatgtgatttgacgtcattgtatctgtggccaatgaccttgagccttcttggatgggcacttctaatgtaactctatggcagcacccaaggggctagaaTGTTCTatctctacccttagacttggcggtgaTGTAGTGTCTctatgagtgacagaacactgagctaaTCACGGTGCGACGTGTCGTGGAaattcagtactgagagagacttagtattggtcatttcttcaaacagtcatctttatttaatatcaATTAATTATTCagagctcgaaccacccagtttataattgtatATATAAACTGTTTGGTTTGAACCCTGAAttttgattggctgacagccgtggtatatcagaccgtataccatgtgtatgacaacaacaaaaaagttactgttttaattacgttggtaaccagtttagaaTAGCAACAAGCCACCTCCGGGGTTTGCGATGTATGGCCAAtgtaccacagctaagggctaaGGGCCGTGTTGCATCGTGCTAAGAACagtccttagctgtggtatattggccatataccacacctcgtGCCTTATCGCTTAATTAAAGAATATGACCAAACTGATTATAACATTTAACACTAGAAATATACAGCAGTTGTTTCTTGAACTAAGGGTTTGTTGGCTGAATGTTACCTTCTGTGTTGCCCAGGTTTCTTTAACCCTACAGTGGAGGACCCTCTGCCAGGACAAAAGAAGACTCAGCTGGTGCTGAAGATCATCAGTGAGCAGCAGCTGCTGGTGGATTGAGGGGAGGTGAGACATATCTGACAACCTCAATTGacctctttaaaaaatatatataaaacaatattgaacctttatttaactaggcaagtcagttaagaacaaattattatttaaaatgacggcctacaccagtcAAACCCAGACAATTCTGGGCCatttgtgcaccaccctatgggactcccaatcacagccagttgtgatacagcctggatttaaaCAAGGGTTTTGGTGGATGAATCAGAATTAGCTGGGTAACATAGATAATTAAGATCTCTCATCTGCATAATATGCTTATGTGATATACTTGTTAGTAGAATATATCCCTTTGGACTCTGGTGTTGGCAGTTGCACTTCTTCCCTCAGctggggctcagtcacctggggctcagagaggggagagttcaGGCTTGTCTTTTACATGTCTCTGGTGCTATGCAGAACATCAGAACGGGAAGAGGACAGGATGGAACATTGTTTTcatatgtgaatgtgtctttacctattcttaaaccatgtgaagggatggcgtgattaatggggaaccaaTTAATTATCTCCACAATGTCTGTACGCAAGTCACTCCCTCCTTTGGCATTGGGGGGAGGTGTATGGCcgtgtctggaaccattgtatgtccTCTCTGATGTTGCACTTATCCTGGGATAGtgtatgacctagaggctcattcccctcagtgagcttgtccaggagtgAGGTCAAGAAGGGATTCTACTTGAGAAGGGAGTATCTAGAGTTGAACATTGAgttatgccattggatgagttgGTGTTTTTGTGCTATGAAGTACCAGGAACAAGATTAGAACCTCATTGTAGGGACCAAACTGAGCGATAATTTATAGCGAATGCTATCTGGCTACGGGATACTCCTTTCCATTTATAGTCTTCCTTTGTGAACTGTTCCTAATATCTGTGGTTTGTTATGTCgactggagggagggatgtggtGTGTATATCTTTGCTATAAAAGATCTCAGTAGCCATTGTGTTGTCACTTTCAATGGTTTATTCGAAATGGTGCATCATTGAAAGTCATTGCTATTGCAAAGCTCTTATTATTAAAGATGTAGtgtaagtataactctgactcgTATGTTTCGTTGAACTCTCCTCATTTGGTAATACAGAAATTAACCCCCACAGgtatctgtagtgacacctctagcgctGAAATGTagttccttagaccactgtgccactctggAGGATACTACAAGGCATTTAGTCTTATCACTCGTGTGTTGTATGTGAAGATGGTTCTTCGTTGTTTTTGTAGATTATTTATCCTTTTGTAGAGGTGGAGATTATTGGTCTGCCTATTGATTGCTGTAAGCAGCAGACAAGGGTGTTGGAGGATAATGATGAGCATTGACCTGACCAACCTTTTAATGCagagggctaaatcagggtcacatgGTGTGTGACAGTCTTAAACAAATTTAcattgaaacaaaagtatatatcacacacacatgtTTATGGGCTTAAAAAATGTAGACACCTCTACCATGTCAGAtaaagagttgaaatgtattccattttaagtttgcatcccaatattacactttatatacagtacataacagaCGAGTGAAATACtgtataacaaaactgtttgacagaCACTGGATTTTTGGCATTTAGACAAAATgtatgtttattaattatgaaattataacaaatattaataacattccacccatgaggcaaCTAGATAATTTGACTGCAGGCAAGGGAACTACTTCAACAGCTATttattttctgtattttattttaacaAGATGCTCATTCAAGTAAGCATTTTGATGTTCTATTACATTTCTGTTGAATGAAAAGCACGTAAAATTTTGTGGAAATGCAATTGAAGTTAATCGTCTTGTTCTTTCCCTGTGCCATTGCAGGGTTCTTGATGCCattgattgggtctcaatgtaggcagcagcctctctgagttagtgatttctttttagggttagggttagggttagggttagggttagggttagggttagaagctgtttttcagtctcccggtcccagctttgatgcacctgtactgacatctTCTGGATAgtagcagtgtgaacaggcaaTAGCTCGGGTGGTTCATATCCTTGATGATCATTTTGGCCATCCTGTGACAtctggtgctgtaggtgtcatggagggcaggtagtttgcccccggtgaagcgttgtgcagaccacaccaccatctggagagccttgtatttgagggcggtgcagttgccgtaccaggcgtaccagtggggcaaaaaggtatttagtcagccaccaattgtggaagttcacccacttaaaaagatgagagaggcctgtaattttcatcataggtacacttcaactatgacaaaattaggggaaaaaatccagaaaatcatattgcaGGATtgttaatgaatgtatttgcaaattatggtggaaaataagtatttggtcaataacaaaagtttatctcaatactttgttatataccctttgttggcaatgacagaggtcaaaggttttctgtaagtcttcacaaggttttcacacactgttgctggtattttggtccattcctccatgcagatctcctctagagcagtgatgttttggggctgttgctgggcaacacagactttcaactccttccaaagattttctatggggttgagatttggagactggctaggccactccaggaccttgaaatgcttcttacgaagccactccttcattgcccgggtggtgtgtttgggatcattgtcatgctgaaagacccagccacatttcatcttcaatgcgcttgctgatggaaggaggttttcactcaaaatctcacgatatatagccccattcattctttcctttacatggatcaatcgtcctggtccctttgcagaaaaacagccccaaagcatgatgtttccacccccatgcttcacagtaggtatggtgttctttgaatgCAACTCAGGATTCTTTGTCCtacaaacacaacgagttgagtttttaccaaaaagttatattttggtttcatctgaccatatgacattctcccaatcttcttctggatcacccaaatgctctctagcaaacttcaaatgggcctggacatgtactggcttaagcagggggacatgtctggcactgcaggatttgagtccctggcggcgtagtgtgttactgatggtaggctttgttactttggtcccagctctctgcaggtcatgcACTAGGTCCcactgtgtggttctgggatttttgctcaccattcttgtgatcatttttaccccacagggtgagatcttgcgtggagccccagatcgagggagattatcagtggtcttgcatgtgttccatttcctaataattgctcccacggttgatttcttcaaaccaagctgcttacctattgcagattcagtcttcccagcctggtgcaggtctacaattttgtttatggtgtcctttgacagctctttggtcttggccatagttaCAAGTTACAGGTTacaagttacaggtctgtgagagccagaaattttgcttgtttgtaggtgaccaaatacttattttccactataatttggctatttttttaaaaatcctacaatgtgattttctggattttttcccctcattttgtctgtcatagttaaagtgtacctatgttgaaaattacagacctctcatctttttaagtgggagaacttgcacaattggtggctgactaaatacttttttgccccactgtaggtattCCTATCCTCTCCTGTCAGAGTCAGACGGACCCTAGAGTCCCCAGCCAGCCAATTCCCCTCCAGTACAATAAGGATCAAGGCCGGCTCTCGCAGTGTTGCACGGAAGCCGCACGGCTCGCCACTCTCCCCAGCAGTTAACCGCAGGGCTGCTGTGCACTGGCAGCCTCCGACTCCCCTCCCCCCCAGAACCATGGCAGCTATGGCCACCAGGTGAAGCCTGTACCCAATGGCCTCTGCCTATCTGACAGTGACTCCAGCAGTGGTGGCAGTATAGACAGTCTGAGTCTGGAGCTCCTGTCCTCCTTTGTGCCAGTCGGTGAGCAGAGAGAAGTGGGCACCCTGTAGAGCCAGACAAAACTCCCTCTTCAACCAGAAGATAAGGGAGATCCGCTGTAGTTCGCCACTCTTATTTTGACGGTAAGAGTGAATCTTATTAGATTGTCTTATTGTATCACAGCTGGAGAGCATGCCAGTGTTAAAGATGTATTGTTTTGAATGAGTCACAATGTGTTTAGTAGAAACCTGTATGCTCAGATCATTCGACAGTACAAAATCGATGTTGATTGATGACCTGGAATGATACTGTTATTTGATGTGTTTATTAACTCCATTTGATAGTAGTCAGCCATTACAAGAATCACAGCAGTGAGCAGCATTGGATTAAACATAGGAATATGAAATACACTCTAAACATATAGCATTACCTTGCTTATATCTAGATTCTAGGTGCTTGTACAAAATGTACCACTGTGATCTGTACTGTCAGGTACACACGCAGGATCACTACAGGAGCCCAAACAAGTTTATTAGTATAATGTAATCACCTACTTTTTGACGTGTGTATTTTGATTTTTGCATCAAGATGCATGTATTGTAAATAGAATGTATTACCAAGTGGTAAATAGTTCTGATTGAAACAGAATGGAACATATATTCATTATTAGACTGGTTTTATTGAAAGGTGTGCTGTAACTTTTACATCAACATCATTCTATGACAATGCTTTTTTTTATATATGTTGAGTTCTATAATAACCAAAGAAATGTAGATAACGGTTTTATAGTTTCGAAAGGAATGCGCATAATGTGTGCTGCCAATTGTACAAAAACAGTTAGGTTTACTTAGTATCTACAATATGTAAATTAAtcatctactttgaaacaaattTATTGCATCATACAATTAATAGCAGTAATCTGTTCTCAGTAATCTGTTCCGAACAAAAGTACTGAAATGTAAACTCATTGAAACTGATAATTTTTCATAATTTACAGATGACTTGACTTGGATCTTCATGTTTAATTTCTATTTTTGCACTCCCCTTAAATATGTATAAATCAGTACACATTACATGTTTTGTAACAGTAGATATACATGTTGATTTTCTCAGTAAAATGCTCTGCTATCATATAATTATTTTTAAACCTAGTACTTCAGTAGTATTGTTAATTGACTTCACTGTTTATGTATCACTCTGTTAATAAACATATCATATAACAGTCTGGAAGCCTTTCTGATACACTCCGTCTCACTGTGGTAGATAGTATTGAAAATAAGTATACAAGCCACGACTCATGTCAAGACCTGCATGAAGACATTTGCTTTGTCAGGCTGTATATAGTATCGTATACTATCATGTCTCCTCATGCTTTTTCTTTGTCTGTTTCCTCACTTCTCTTCTCATTGGTGGTGGTGCCCCTGAAACGCTGACTCAGTTCTTCAGACAACACTGTGCAACATGATTTCTGTGGGGAGCAAATTGTATGGATGTTTAGAGATCTTGACCAGGAAATGTGCTAATCCATTCATAGAAATATTCACACAATGCTCCAGTGTTAAACCAGCAGTGACTAGCTCACCCTCTGCTCCCCAGCACCGTTCCGGGACTTGGCTGTGAGCTCCAGGAAAGCCAGCAGCACCCCCAGTCCCAGGCCCAGGGCCAGCACCAGAAACATGCCCTTCAGGCTGTGGGGCTGCAGGGAGGAGGCCTTGGCTGGGTCTGCCATGCAGCTGCTGGCCCACCACTTACTGCGCAGGTAGGACAACTCCCCTGCCTCACTCAGCTGCAGGATGGCCACGCTCAGGTTCTTCAGCACGGGAGAACCTGAATGACACAAACAGTACCATCTGCATGTCAGCTGGCTTGTTGTCATAAAATCAGCCATAAGCCAATATGTGGATCGCATGAATATCTTGGTGCCTTGCTATTTTGATTTACAGGAACAGTTTTTAAAAGTCAATATGTGTTGCATGAGATCTCACTATTGGCCTAGACTACATGGCTCACCCAGGGTGCCTGCAATGCTGTACCCTCTCATGCCGATGACCTCATGGACACGGATCAGCTCACAGTGACGTGCCACCGCCAAGTCCAGTGACACAGACTCTCCAATGAAGGCAAAGTTGCCCTCCTTTGCCCGACGAACACCCTCATCCATTGACGACACAAAACTCTTGGTTCTTTCCATGTGCTCATAGATCTTGCGGTAAGTTGGGTTATTAGAGTTCTACACCAAGGGGGGAAAAAACACGGACGGAGAGGAAGAAAAAGTCAGTATGCTGCTGAGAGAACTGACAGAACTGAGACACTTTGATGGGAAAAAGAGGGATATAGGAGGGCCAGGTGTGGCGGGGTACACTGGCCTCACCTTGAAGTAGGCAAGTGTAGAGGAGCCAGACAGGGTCCCATACTCAATCCCTTGCTGGTTGGCCAGGTCCTCAAACCCTTTCACCATCAGTGAATTGGAGTCTGAGCCCTGAGAGGTGCTGAGATTGGAGAAATAGCAGGCCAAGAGGACCAGACCAAACAACCACCAGGTGCAGCAGATAATGCGTCCTGATAAAGCTTTGGGGTGTGGACCGGTACCTGAGAATAAGATAAAGGAATACTAAATCAGAAGACCAAACCACCAAGCTCCTCCTAAGCTCTTATGTTGTACTGCTGTGGGTAAGCTATTGGTTGAAATGCCTGGTTAAATCCCTGTTAGTTACCCTGTAAAGTGAGGGCTCCAGCGGTGTACCACAGACTGTGGCTGAGAGTGAAGCTGTTTTTCTCAGTCTGGGGTTGACTCCACTCGCATGGGCTGAGTCTGTATTGAAAGAGTTTTGTGTAACCATCTTTAAATTCTACTTGTAAAAGGCTCCTGTCAGGCACACGATAAATGTATTTTCTGACGAAAGTTCATCACAATAACCACTCACCTGGCTActacacagaaacagacagcagtCCCCAGGTACGCAGCGAGGATACCCACCCAGGTGTCTACTGAGAAGGGGGTAAGGAAGTCAAAGAAGCCAGCCTCTTCTGAGATGTCTTTCCTCAGGAGAATACTGATGCCTGTCTGCATGAAGGGTTTGGTCATCCCCACAGCCTTCTCCCGGGCAGCAGTAAGAGTAAGAGGAGCAATCGCCAGGTCTGCCTCCTACAGGGACAAGAATATATATTCATATTTTATGGACTAGCACATTATACATTTGTTTTTTATCTGCATTAATAACATCACACATGGTTATAGTCAAATCTGTACAGTATCTATCATAAGCAGATGTGTGAGTCAATTTGTTTTGTACTATAATCACCCATGTATGAAAATGCTAGCTTTACTCACCCCTCTCACCACCTCACCGATCATCCCGTTCCAGGCCCCACTCTCATCCTGCCTGCCATAGGACCCATCTTTCACCAGGTGCACGTTGTATTTGAAGCTCAGTTTCTTGGCCAGTTCAGACAGCAGGTCCATGCAGTACCCTTCCAGCTGAGAGCCTTTGGACATGGTGTATGGATCTTGCTGAAAGATGGGACACAAAGGAACCATTCTGATGTAATCATATTTATACAGCAGCAAATGTCTTGAATTTGAAAATAAAATGCTTTCAGGCAATAAAGTATAGTGTCAGAAACACGTATCTTACTACCTTTATTGTAGTGATTGTCAAGTCTGGTTGCACTGATAAGGGAAAAAAGATAGTAAAATATAGAGGTTACCTTGATTCAGAGCACCCACATCCAAATGAAGTTGTATTTGAACATGTCCAATTACATCTTTAGTTAAATCAATTAGGATTCACAGCATCTCCAACAGTGGAACATTTTTAGTGCTTTCTAAGAGTATCAATGCATCAATACATCATTTCAATTTAATAAAGGAATATACACATGAGGACAACAACGTACATGCTGACACAttgaagagacagaggagagggaaccgGCAGCAGGCTTGAGCAGAACATCTCCATCGGCATTGAGATATTGCCAAAGCGTCTTTCCAGTCCCACTGGTTTAACATCACTGAGTTTTTCTTTCAGTCTGAGTGCAATGGGAGCACCTTCCAAATTTAGCAGGCGGAATCAAAGAGCTCTTTGTGTTGTGGCCTTCTTTAGGCCTTATACCCTAAGTCAGTGACCCCTTTGCAGATAGTGAGGGTGAATGTGGGGGTGCATTGATGCCTTCTTACTCATCACCACTGGTTTCCGGCATCCCAGAGATCTGGCCAATCTCTTTTCCCTCTTGAAAATGTTGAAAACCCCCAAGATCTATTTATAGCCAAAAACCACTTAGTGAGTTAATTcaagccatcacaaagccatggcACTGTGGGGTGGGAGGGCAGTCTAAGAGTATAAAAAGCCTTGATTCAGGCTAAGGCCTCAGGGTTCCATCAATACCATAGGGCGATCCTGACACACACATCAGTTCCTCCTATTCAAAATATGACACACATACAAGCTCTCAATGGCCCTGTCACTATTTGGCTACACTTAAACACAATGATTTTTGCGATCATGTCAGCTGGCTCTCTTCTTTTTCTATCAGAGTGGGGTATGGTGTATGTGTGCCAGACAGGATGCGGCCCCTCACTTTGATGCCATGCCCAGCTGACAGTCACCCCATTTATGACTCGTCAAGTCCTGAGAAACTATACCACGTCAAGCAGAGAGGACATGAGGAGTCTGGCACCAAAATGAGCATATCCACTGTCACCAGTGCAATGACTGGTCCAACGGCTAAAGAAAAACATCTAAAGTACAGATCCAGTATGTCATTTTCACATGAATTTAGCCTGAGTCCCAGTTTGTTTGTGTCATCATGCTAACAATAGGTGGACTTAGCTATGTTTCATAGGTTTCAAATTAAATGGACCCCAGCTGCCCACACTGACTGATTTTGGACTATTTTAGTTATATATTTTTCACACAAATGTCAGTGAGCCACTAACTCAACATCTTTATAGGCCCTATACA
Proteins encoded in this window:
- the LOC124003560 gene encoding glutamate receptor U1-like; its protein translation is MRVLEGVVVCTVVLLLSLGSCAAVQPDLTITTIKQDPYTMSKGSQLEGYCMDLLSELAKKLSFKYNVHLVKDGSYGRQDESGAWNGMIGEVVRGEADLAIAPLTLTAAREKAVGMTKPFMQTGISILLRKDISEEAGFFDFLTPFSVDTWVGILAAYLGTAVCFCVVARLSPCEWSQPQTEKNSFTLSHSLWYTAGALTLQGTGPHPKALSGRIICCTWWLFGLVLLACYFSNLSTSQGSDSNSLMVKGFEDLANQQGIEYGTLSGSSTLAYFKNSNNPTYRKIYEHMERTKSFVSSMDEGVRRAKEGNFAFIGESVSLDLAVARHCELIRVHEVIGMRGYSIAGTLGSPVLKNLSVAILQLSEAGELSYLRSKWWASSCMADPAKASSLQPHSLKGMFLVLALGLGLGVLLAFLELTAKSRNGAGEQRKSCCTVLSEELSQRFRGTTTNEKRSEETDKEKA